TAGGAACGTGGATATGTCGAGAACGTGGATAGCTAAGGCTATGTTTTGAGCGTTAGACTCTAAGAAACGGATGATCCGATTCTTCCTCATATTCTCTAAGCGCTTAGAGACACCCATGATCCTGCCGAAACCAGGCATGTCTACAAGAACTAGGCCGCTGTTTAAAGGATGTTTCGATATGTTTCGTGTTGTTCCCGGACGCTTTCCGGTTGCTAAATTTAAGCCTACAATTTCTTTGATGATGCTGCTCTTACCTGCATTAGGTCTTCCAGTGAAAACCAAATACTCCTCAAGCATACTAATTATTATAGGGAAGGAATCTGATTTGCTTATCCCATTCACACATGTATTTTACTTGCATGCATCGAGGCTTGCGGTGGCAACGATGTTCTTTATTCCTATTTCAAGTTTGCCATTGATTATTATTCCGCCCTTATTCAAGGTTTTAACAACCTTCTTCAGAGTTCTCACTGCATCCCTCCCGGATCGGGCTCCTGT
This is a stretch of genomic DNA from Candidatus Bathyarchaeota archaeon. It encodes these proteins:
- a CDS encoding 50S ribosome-binding GTPase → MNGISKSDSFPIIISMLEEYLVFTGRPNAGKSSIIKEIVGLNLATGKRPGTTRNISKHPLNSGLVLVDMPGFGRIMGVSKRLENMRKNRIIRFLESNAQNIALAIHVLDISTFL